The window CAAGATGTTCtgaaaacttgttttgttttaatagctACTGTGAGGGAATAACAATGATGGGTTTTGAAAGTCTGGGTTTATGAGAGATTGTCCTTTCTGTGGTAAAATGAGAACGCAGTTAAAATGGCAGTGTCCTCTGACCAGAGGCTTGGAGCAGGAGAGTTGGTCTAGTGGCTATAAAGCAGTCATTTCTTCTGCCTCTCTGTTTATGGAAAATGGGATATTAAACATGTAACCCCTTGAAAGGACTTTTTGAGGCTTATTTAGTGTCTTAAGTAATGACGTAGTTTTTCCCAGGTATAGGTCAGCATATAAGACAAAGAGGGGTCTAAAATGTATCCCAAATTGATGAGTAAATGTTTGCTTATCAGCATATATGTGTCATAACTGATTTTAAAGTGATTCTGAATGGCAGGCGTTTTGTAGGTATAATAACAGCACAACGTGTAACTGAATCCAGTAGGAAATCTTCCTACAAGCCTAAAATCAGGTGGGAAAGCGCCAGTCTCGGGGCAGATGTTAGATATTTGGGGTTAAAAGCttttccagggatgcctgggtggctcagttggttaagcgtctgcctttggctcaggtcatggtcccagggtcctgggatcgagttctgcatgggctccctgctcagcggggagcctgcctctccctctgcttgtgctttctctccctttctctctctgacaaataaataaaatctttaaaagctttTCCAGATGGCATTGATGTACATTGTCAGTAGAGAAAGCAATCATGACAACTAAGGAATGATATTGATAACATCATTAGAATAGTTTCTAAGCCATCTTAACTGTTTTTATAAAGGGTAGGCCAAGGTCTGCCAGAATTAATAATATTATCATTTAAGTTGCTTATGGAGAGTTTCAAGCATGATGGTAATTTATGAACTCAATGTATATAGTAAACAAAGCATGTTTTAGGTGTGTTCAGTCTAACGCTAATTGATGAGGTACCATTAAAAATACTAAtactcatggggcgcctgggtggctcagtcattaagcatctgccttcggctcgggtcgtgatcccagggtcctgggatcgagccccgcatccggctccctgctcagcggggagcctgcttctacctttccctctgcctgccactctgcatacttgtgctctctatctctctgtcaaataaataaataatatctttaaaaaaataaaaaataaaaatactaatactcATGTCATCTGTGTTAGGAACCATCAGCATCacatctacatttaaaaagaataggctgtttggggcgccagggtggctcagttgttaagtgtctgccttcagctcaggtcatgatcccagggtcctgggatgagccccgcatcaggctccctgctatgcgggaagcctgcttctccctctcccactccccctgcttgtgttccctctctcgctatctctctctgtcaaataaataaaatctttaaaaaaaaaaaagaataagctgtCTTCAAACTGGCgtctttcccttttgttttactttgttgcTGTTGGAGCAgtgctctgtatttttatttatgttatttcagGGATTTTTATTCCCAGAGAATTTTCTAGGCAACAACTGTGTCTGCAGTTTAAGCTAGAGATACTGTGACCTTATGATACGAAGCTTGAGACAGAAGCCAAATTGGGAGAAATGATAACTAGGCAAAACTCTGAATGCCTAAGTGCATTATATATATCTACATGGTTACACAGATGTGtctatagatacagatatatctAGATAGATACACCTTTCACAGTGTTCACtcactttttaacattttttaggaTGATACAAGTTGTGGATTAAATTTAACATAAAGATacaggtaacttttttttttctttcccaccatGAAAAGGCATTGTGCTCctttgtataatttcatttctataaGTTTTCACAGCATTCCTTCCAAGTGGAtatgttattcccattttacagatgaacttttattcccattttaccaatgaagtGAAACTTggtcccacacacacacaaagtaaaacCTCTGTGGACTAACCAGAACGTTGGCCCCAGTTTTTTACTTTGGCCCAAGGGTTTGGCTGTGAAGAAATGCCCTTAGAAGGAAGAGGGATAGGGCTGAACTGGGAGAAGGACCTGGGACAGGAAATCCATGGTGCTACCAGAATTGGACTGCCACACTCCTACACATGGCACCTAGGCATTGGTCCCTGCCTTTTCCTAGCCAAGCCTCTGCTCGGTCCTAACCTGCCCCAGGACCTGTGATTCTAATCTCTAATTTTCATGCCATTTTAGCTTCTACTGCATGTTTTTTTGGGAGCCTCCTAATAGCTTCCCTGCCTTTGGGCTTTTCCCAGCTGCAGTCCATTTTGTACACTGCTCTCAGCTTAATCCTTCTAGAAAGTCCTGCTCCTGAATCTTTAGCAACTCCCAATTGCCTGCCAGCAAAGTCCAAGTCCACAGGTATGGCATTCACTAGTGCAGACTCCCACATTCTGACCTCTGTCTTTCTGTACTTGGGTCCCAAGATTTGTCCAGCCTCCTTAACGTTCTCATGTGCACATACATGTTCTAGCCTTTCATTCCCCACCTCTGTTGGAGCTCACAGCTTTCTCCCTGTCTGGGGTGGGGACGGGGAAGGGACTTTagcttgcttttaaatttttttttccctttttaaatatttacttaaagatttttttttttttttttaagatttatttacttggcaGGGGgtagcaaagggagagagagtcttaagtagactccacgatgagcacagagccccatatagggcttgatctcacaaccctgagatcacaacctgagccaaaatcaagattcggttgctcaactgactgcaccacccaggtgccccaaagattttacttttttaagtaatctctacatccagcgtggggctctaactcacaaccccaagatcaagagttgcatgctctatcgactgagccagcatgcacccctcttttttttaaaagtggcttTATTGAGGGATAATTTTATACAAAGAACTGAGTATTTTATGTGTACAGTTTGATGCATCTGGACATATGTAAACACCTGTGATACCATCACCATAATCATagctttctttttcaaacaacagCTAACAGATTTTGAGTGCTTATATggttcaaaaatcaaataatgtaaAAAGAGATTTCCCCATCTTCCAGCCTGTTCTCTATCCCACTTacactgcccctctcccttggTAACCCCTCTTATTAGTTATATATCATTCCAGGATATTTGTATGAATATAAGCATATATTCTCATTTCTCCCCCATTTATGTGTGAAAGAAAACATGCCATACATACTGTTCCTCACCTTGCTCTTTTATCAAGTTATCTTAAGTGATCTCTCTCTATCAGCACATAGACATTTCCtcattctttggggttttttttttatggcttcatagtattccattatattctTGTACCAAAATTTATCTAGCCCCCTGTTGATGGACATAGTCATTTTGCATACATATAAGTTTATCTAGGATTGTTGGGCCAAAGGGTATATGTTATTTGAGGTGTAggtaaatattgttaaaataccttttagctttgttgattgatgattttttaaaagattttctttatgtattttatttttattagagagtgagcaaaaggggcgcctgggtggctcagtcgttaagcgtctgccttcggctcaggtcatgatcccagggtcctgggatcgagccccgcgtcgggctccctgctccgcgggaagcccgcttctccctctcccactccccctgcttgtgttccctctctcactgtgtctctctgtcacataaataaataaaatcttaaaaaaaaaaaaagagtgagcaagagagaaagagagcacaagcaggcagggggagaaggagaagcagactccccactgagcagggagcctgatgtgaggttcagtcccagaaccctgggatcatgacctgagccaaaggcagatgcttaactgactgagccacccaggtgccccaaagattttgtttatttatttaagagagagagaactcagtgtggggagcagagagagataagcagactctgtgctgagtgtggagcctgatgtagggcttgatcacaggaccctgagatcatgacctgagcaaaaaacCAAGATTCGGACACTtagaactgactgagccacccaggcgccccagtgactGATGATTTTTAAGTATGAAAAGAGCAGCCCAAATTCCATTTCCCCCTCTTACCCCAAGCCAAAGGAAGCTGTCCTAATATCTTCTAGTGCATGTCCGTGTCATTCATTTAACAATCTCAGTCTTCTCTGCTTGTGTGTTCATATGCACGTTATTTCTCCACCACGAGCAAAAgagctcaggtctttatctcacATCCTCAGAACTACTCTGGTACCCTTGGACACATCTGCTCATTGATCAAGTATTCATGTCTTTTGTACAAGAAGAGAAATCTCTGCTTTGGACCTGAAAATAAGATGGTTGCCTGCTGGTCcttgttagtattttattgagacaAAACTCTTTGGAGGGCAGATGGTCCCAGGCAGGCACCAcaaatccagtttaaaaatatttattgcacatgAGAAGTGTAAAGACACAGTGTGAGAGTTTGGGGAGGAAACAATGAATAAGACACGGGACTGGCCCTCATGAACCTTTTCCCCAAGTTTATTTGGCCTGTACAGTGttctaaacatttttcaaaaacttttaaaattgggATATTGCATATATAAAAGTACACAGATCTTAATTCTACAGCTGGAATGATCACAAAATGTGCTTGAACCATTTTTAGTTAGTCACCAAACTCTAAAAATCTCTTGAAAAATGAGCTGTGGTAATAGTTTCCCCATTAGGGTACTCATTTCCCAATTTTCTATTCCCTATTATCGCTGGTCCTCAATAAAGTAGAATGACCAGGTATCTGGGAGGAAGATGGGATTTGTTGGGGGGTTGGAAGAGCagagataagaaaacaagaaattgaacaaaaagaaaggaaaggaattgaACAGCATCAAACATCAGACTGCTCACCTGCTGGATGTTTACTTTTAACAAAGTTAAAGCatgtttgtaataaaaaataaaatcagttcattttctgcattttaatcTCTTTGAGGACTGTTTTGTCTCAGGCTCTTCAAATAATAGTGTTGGTGGtcaaaaattgatagaattcttttttttttaatttattcatttgagacagagagatacagagagagagagagagagagtaggagcagtggggagaggcggagagggagaagcagactccccgctgagcagggagcctgatgcggggctcgatcccaggacctggagatcatgacctgagccgaaggcagacgcttaacgactgagccacccaggcgccccagtggtcAAAAATTGAAAGCATTAGGTTGTATTTTAcagtgtaaaattaaaatatctgatgAATTGATAACTTGAGCTGCCTGTCAAAGCCATGCCTCTGAGAACAAAACCcaattctaaaaatgtttatcCGATGTTGTCacagaacagattttaaaactgcAGCCACCTGCCTTCCAAAGTTTATCTCCGCTGCACCTGCGCTCAGAAATACTTCTGCCTACACACAGGAactgttgtttaaagattttgcCGTTGATTCATTGTGCAGGCTCTCCAGGAATTAATcacactttaaaatttatttttaaaaaataatgcacgAACATggtgaaaaacaaacaattatgtgaaatgatatagaaaattaaattttttctcatcCCCTCTGTAGTCCCGCTCACCAGAAGAAACCACTATTACCAGTTTCTTGTGTTCTTTCCAAAGATTGTCtctgaatacatacatacataaatgcacacacacagacatacacaaagCCTCCCCCTTTTCTACACAAATGACCGCAAACTCTGTGCTTCtttgcccctgttttgttttcatttcacttcttgTACCAAAGATTTCTTGCTattggtatatacatacacactatTGGCTGCATCATATTATATTAGATGAAGGTTTCATAATCTAGCCAGTCTCTTACTGGTAATGTTTAGGTTTGCAGTCTTTCTACTACAAACAGCACTAAGAACATCTCTTTACATTTATCTTTGTGGATGGATGCACATGGTATCTATGGGATGAATTCCTTGAATTGGAGTTCTGGGGTcgaaaagataaatgcatttgAAATCTTGTTTGTGATAGCCCATTTGTCCCAGAAAGAGCCTACCAGTCTACATTCCATCAGTGTATGTAAGTGCAATTTCTCagtatccttgccaacactttctATTGGGTATTTtgatctttgccaatctgatatgaaaattatgtttggggtacctgggtggctcagtgggttaagcctcggactcttggttttggctcaggtcatgatctcatggatcatgggatccagcccttgTTCGGGCTtgctgctcagtggagagtctgcttagggattctctcctttcccccatgcgcatgagctctctctctctcaaataaataaataaatcttttaaaaaaattatgttttattggGTTTCAATCTGCCTTTCTCTTGTTATGATCCAGCATTATTGTCCAGCAAGAGCACGGCCAGGCAGGCAGATTGGAGCCCCACTTATTACTCATCATTactctttgatttcattttccttttctttcccttgaagCAAAAGTGAAACAGacttgttaaaaaagaaaaaaaagtcttcatggGGAAAGAAACATTACAGGTGTAAGAACTAAAttacactttgctttttttttttttttttgacaaatccATTCCCGGTTCTCTGACCCATCACTCATTCTTTTCACCCGATCTGCCACTACAACTttcaaatcttttcttctgtGCCTTTCACCActacctcacactagtcagagaTAGGAACACTTCAGCCTTCCTTCCGTCTGAACAGGTTTTTCCAAAACAAAGTTCTCCAAAAACTATGGGCTTATTTCCTTGGTGATACCTGAAAACTATTTCTACTCAGCACCCCAGGAGTAGAATTCTAGTTCCGTGAGCGCATTGATAACCCTGACCCCTAATACAATGCCTGCACACAATAGTCACTAAATAACTGTCTTTATattgacataaaaatatatacataagttgTTGTAAAGCctacaaaacataaaatttgccatcttaaccattgtAAGTATACAGTTTAGTGGCTTGAAGTATATTTGCGTCTCAATGGTTTTcttttggatgaatgaataagttgTGATATTGGTTATTTGTCCCTGAAAGTCAGCAAGAGCCAGACCATCGTTTTAATTCACGTTGTTCTTCTTCTCTCCAGATGAAGTCATACGGAAGCGTCTCCTAATTGATGGAGACGGCGCTGGAGATGATCGGAGAATCAATCTGCTCGTGAAAAGTTTCATTAAATGGTGCAACTCCGGGTCCCAGGAAGAGGGGTATTTCATCTCACTGTTGTTTCTACGCCGATGTCCTGATCAAAGTTTAGACCGTGTATACAACAGCCCTGTCAGTATTTCAGATTTTCACTCACCTTCAGATGTCCTATGGAGGCAACTCTGGGTTAATCAAGTGTAGATTTTTCTGGCCCTTATTTCTTTCACAGGCCTGctttatgtttattaaaatgtGCAGAAGGTGTAGTGGTAAGAAATAAGGATTAAATTCTGTCTCATTAATTTGGTCACTTTTAGCATTTAGTTAGACAAAATAtctaaatgaaattttctttttctttaaaaaaaattttttttacataaaatatttgagtCAGTCTTTATtgcattactttttcttttttaaaatttaaattcaattaattaacataagcTATATtatgtttcaggggtacaagtccgtgattcatcagtcttatataatacccagtggtCATTACaccacatactctccccaatgtccatcacctagttactccatcccccaccaccctcccctccaacaaccctttttttaagtaagctctaggcccagtgtggggcttgaactcaagactctgagatcaagagtcacctgcactaccgactgagtcagccaggtgccccaattttctttctttaataagcTCATAAAAAGTTTTTATGGATTGcaaggttttatatatatttaataactttttttgcCTTAGAAAAATTTCGCTCATTTGAATTAGCTTTTCACATAAATCATTGTAAAGAGtgaaaaaattgtgaaaataaagtTGTGAGAATAAAAAACCatcttaagactttttttttaaattttatttatttgagagagagagagggagggagagcagactcaccactgagcagagagccccacacgggactggatcccaggaccctgagatcatgacctgagccaaaggcagacgcttaaccaactgagccatccaagcaccccttgattaaaacatttttaaaagtattttaaacaaaatttaaacaaGTAGTTGTTTGAATTAAGCTTATATTGATAAGAACAGCAGTCCCATCTTTGCACTTATAACTAAAGCAGTTTATAAATCTAAGTACATCCCATtaggaaaaattaaacataagagAAAGatgttctaaattattttattttatttatttgtttttttaaagattttatttatttatttgagagagagagaatgagagagagcacatgagaggggggagggtcagagggagaagcagactccctgccgagcagggagcccgatgtgggactcgatccagggactccaggatcatgacctgagccgaaggcagctgcctaaccaactgagtcacccaggcgctcctaaattattttaaataaagcacaTGATTCTCTCAGAACTTGATAGTTCTGCCTGCACTGTAATATATAATAGTTCAACTTTGGTATTTCACAAAAatctttattctgtttctctcttttccattagATATAGCCAGTACCAACGTATGCTGAGCACACTGTCCCAGTGTGAATTTTCAATGGGCAAAACTTTGCTTGTATATGATATGAatctcagagaaatggaaaattatgaaaaaatttacaaagaaataggtaaagaaacttaaagaaattaatgtgtccatgtaaaattttaatttttatggtcTAAAGGAGACAATATATACTAGCATTTTTCTTTGGTTAGtggtaaaataataacaatgacaatGTTAATAGAAAGAATATAGTAAATGTTAGCTACAAAAATGTATTCTGATATGATTACAGTATTTTGGGTTGTAGCTATTTTTTAAACACCAGCATCTATTTTATTAGCAATggaacttaatttaaaaacacattttaaaattgaaaatggatgaaaattatacatgttgttgcaactgtctttaaaaaaaaccttttcataTAGAATGTAGCATTGCTGGAGCACATGAAAAAATTGCTGAGTGcaaaaaacaaattcttcaaGCAAAGCGAATACGAAAAAACCGCCAAGGTAAGGGTTTTGTGGGATTTAGTGTGCAAATGCTTTATTACTGAATACTATTTTCATGCAGCTTTTAATGCTGTGTGGTAAAATCTTCAGCAAGAATCAATctgaattattaaaaagaattaagagctaaacttaattctttaaaactatattattctttaaaatagtgGAGGACGAAGGCTATGctgaaaaacctttttttaaatttttgctggATTGTATTGATtatccaaatatttcttttttttaatacaaatatttttttttaacgattatttatttatttatttgacagagagggagggacacagcgagagaaggaacacaaacgggggagtgggagagggagaagcaggcttcctgctgagcaaggagcccaatgtggggttggatcccaggaccctgggaccatgacctgagccaaaggcagacgcttaatgactgagccacccaggcacccctaatccaaatatttcttaagtattcatttttttttttactgtcttcagaCCCCTTTGCCCTAAGTAATGTTATGGTTAATCAGCAAAGGCAGTTCACACAAGTACACTAGACCTAAGGTTTTaatggttgtttgtttgtttcatggaGTTActttccaggaaaaagaaaataatttaagtccCATGAGTTTTTATTAAgtacaaaacaagcaaacatttaaaatttagctttgtcctactctcttttgttttttttgtttttttgtttttaagattttattcatttatttgacagagagagggagagattacaagcagggggagcagcagagggagagggagaagcaggctccccactgatcagggagcccaatgtggggctccatcccggggtcctgggatcatgacctgagctgaaggcagatgcttaactgactgagccagccaggcactcctcttttgttttttaattagggTATGTCCTCGTTGCAGTCcataaaaactatttcaaaataattttaatggccGGGGCATTGTTCCTCCTATAATGTAaactgaaagaaaggaagataaaaaatatGATGCATAATCACAATTGTGACCTATATATaaaaaactagaaggaaatagaaaatgttaatggTTATTTTGGGGCTGTGGGTTTTTATGGcttgggatctttttttttttcttttgtcacccCTGGACTGATCATGTATTATTTTgtaatccaaaatatttttattaaaagtcacACTTTTATTGACTTAAAATGCTGATtttcaaaacaataaattttacttttcaatGAGCCAATTGAGATATTTaactccttattttaaaaaattggtttttgAACTCATTCAAAAATACATGTGGTCAAGTTCAGTGACCAATTTACAAAAGGGGATATACCAacttatataataattattatcaattctaaaatcatttaaaaaggttTCATAGTGTTTTTCTCAATTAGTTgaggcttttatttattcatttttttaaagattttatttttatttatttatgtgacagagagagacacagcgagagagggaacacaagcaggggcagagggagagggaggcttcccgctgggtagggagcccgatgcgaggctccatcccaggatcctgggatcaggacccgagctgaaggcagacacccaatgagcCCCTAGTTGAGGCTTTTAAATGAATGCTGGCATTCATCATTTCAAGGTTAACAGGAAATAACAGGGAAACTTGGAGGCCTcagtggaaaagaaggaaggaattttatcatttctgaattttaaattgtttctcaATTTCTGAAATCTTTACCTTTAGAATGAGAATGAGAAGTGTAATTTGCCACTGTTAAGATCTGAAATGAATGGTAGGATATATTGACCTCGCTGGTCTTCTCTTTGTTGGGCAAATAGTGAATAAGATCCTCTTCAGAATCAGTCCACTTAATGATCAATGAATGGCTTAAGTTCACTTCTCCTATGCTGGCCTCTTATATCCTGCCCAGGGATaggtaaatggaaaaacagagtGGGAGCAAAAGACCTTGTTTGGAACAGTTTTGAAATCATGTATCATTGTAGTTATTGTTGAACCAAGTGATATTGGCAGTACTCTTTCCATCcttcagtgttttcatttctttatgcaCTGAGAAAGTGATTAGGAGAGACCGGTGATATACCTTTTTTCTCATATCCATGTtcaaaaaaaaccttaatttggtaaatatttttgtatctttcagAATACGATGCTTTGGCGAAAGTGATCCAGCACCATCCAGACCGGCATGAGACATTAAAGTAAGTTTAGAGTTTACTTTGAAAGGAACCAGTCTTTCTATATAAATGTTTACATACTAGCCTATGCATTCCATTTTTATGGGAGTACATAATGTGTTTCAGAAGAAGGGGTCAGATCTTCCAGATTACATATTCTAATACCACTTGATTGAGTTTTTCCTTCCTCCGATCTTACTGTCTCTAGTTCTAAACtaaatgcatattatatatatatcaaatgaaaatagataaaatatggtatactatatatatagtagaATACTAAATGAACAGTTTAAAAGAACAAACTagatatacacttttttttttagatatacaCTTGTTAAACTCAgatctcaggggcgcctgagtggcttagtctgttaagtgtctgccttcagctcaggtcatgatcctagggtcctgggatcgagtccagtgtcgggctccctgctcagtgaggagtctgcttctccttctgcctcccctagCTTGTGCtagtgctctcgctctctgtctcttaaataaataaataaaaatctttaaaaaaaaaaataaaaaaataaaaactcagatcTGAAAAACATAatcagtgaaaagaaaaacagaagacataATGAATTTTAAGTTATTCCTAAGTTTCTCTAACAGATGCAGAATAACATTTATAGAAGTTAACTCCCCCCATTATATACTAATACTGTATATTATTTAAAGAGACAAATATGTGTATGAAAAAGGATTGGAGTGATAGAGTGATTGCCTGAGTGGGGAATAGAGGAGGAAAAAGGTCTGAGATAGAGGATAGCCAATAAGGTTCCAAGAGGATTTCAAGTTAATctgcaatgttttatttcttttaccaagggggaaaaaagaagactttttttggttaaataagtatgataaaatgttaaaagttatCAATTCTTGTGGTGTGATATTCtatttatctgtgttttcttaggttttaaaaattatctagaaaatttgattttaatttaaaaagtacatacttAGAATTTAAGAAGAGATCATCCCTAGCTTCAAAGTTTCATCATAATGGAGTGTAATaacttcttatcttttttttttaatttttattttatttttttttaatttttaaactctttagTAACTAAAAAGTTAGGTATTAATTGTGACTTCTGTTCCCCCAACTAGCAAGCTATaacactgttttattattttcagggaGCTAGAGTCTCTGGGAAAGGAACTAGAGCATCTTTCACATATTAAAGAAAGTGTTGAAGATAAGGTATTTGTACACATACATTGGTCTCTatgatatgtatatgtgtatagatcaatgtgtattaatttttttctcattaacac of the Halichoerus grypus chromosome 1, mHalGry1.hap1.1, whole genome shotgun sequence genome contains:
- the THOC7 gene encoding THO complex subunit 7 isoform X1 → MLSTLSQCEFSMGKTLLVYDMNLREMENYEKIYKEIECSIAGAHEKIAECKKQILQAKRIRKNRQEYDALAKVIQHHPDRHETLKELESLGKELEHLSHIKESVEDKLELRRKQFHVLLSTIHELQQTLENDEKLSEVEEAQESTMETDPKP
- the THOC7 gene encoding THO complex subunit 7 isoform X2, yielding MGAVTDDEVIRKRLLIDGDGAGDDRRINLLVKSFIKWCNSGSQEEGYSQYQRMLSTLSQCEFSMGKTLLVYDMNLREMENYEKIYKEIECSIAGAHEKIAECKKQILQAKRIRKNRQEYDALAKVIQHHPDRHETLKELESLGKELEHLSHIKESVEDKLELRRKQFHVLLSTIHELQQTLENDEKLSEVEEAQESTMETDPKP